A genomic segment from Pseudomonas sessilinigenes encodes:
- a CDS encoding putative RNA methyltransferase, translating into MLACPLCSAPLNTQDNGVVCPAGHRFDRARQGYLNLLPVQHKNSRDPGDNQAMVEARRDFLNAGHYAPVAARLAELAAERAPQRWVDIGCGEGYYTAQLAQALPDADGYALDISREAVKRACRRAPQLTWMVASMARIPLADASCQFLASVFSPLDWQEAKRLLSPGGGLMKVGPTSGHLMELRERLYDEVREYTDDKHLALVPQGMALAHSEVLEFKLSLERPEDRANLLAMTPHGWRASAERRAAVIEQPQPFEVSVSMRYDYFVLQ; encoded by the coding sequence ATGCTTGCCTGTCCTCTTTGCAGCGCGCCGCTGAACACCCAGGACAACGGCGTGGTGTGCCCGGCCGGGCATCGCTTCGACCGTGCCCGCCAGGGCTACCTGAACCTGCTGCCGGTGCAGCACAAGAACAGCCGCGACCCGGGCGACAACCAGGCCATGGTCGAGGCCCGCCGCGATTTCCTCAACGCCGGGCACTACGCCCCGGTGGCCGCGCGCCTGGCCGAGCTGGCTGCCGAACGGGCACCACAGCGCTGGGTCGACATCGGCTGTGGCGAGGGTTACTACACTGCGCAGCTGGCCCAGGCCCTGCCCGACGCCGATGGTTACGCCCTGGATATCTCCCGGGAGGCGGTCAAGCGCGCCTGTCGCCGGGCGCCGCAACTGACGTGGATGGTCGCCAGCATGGCGCGCATCCCCCTGGCCGACGCCAGCTGCCAGTTCCTGGCCAGCGTCTTCAGTCCCCTGGACTGGCAGGAAGCCAAGCGCCTCTTGAGCCCTGGTGGCGGCCTGATGAAGGTCGGGCCAACCAGCGGCCACCTGATGGAACTGCGCGAACGCCTGTACGACGAAGTCCGTGAATACACTGACGACAAGCACCTGGCCCTGGTGCCACAGGGCATGGCCCTGGCCCATAGCGAGGTCCTGGAGTTCAAGCTAAGCCTGGAACGACCGGAAGATCGCGCCAACCTGCTGGCGATGACGCCCCATGGCTGGCGCGCCAGTGCCGAACGCCGGGCCGCGGTGATCGAACAGCCGCAGCCTTTCGAGGTCAGCGTATCGATGCGCTACGATTACTTCGTGTTGCAATAA
- the dapE gene encoding succinyl-diaminopimelate desuccinylase yields MTAHAELSPTLQLACDLIRRPSVTPVDADCQKLMMQRLGDAGFQLEPMRIEDVDNFWATHGKHEGPVLCFAGHTDVVPTGPVQAWQNDPFEALIDEHGMLCGRGAADMKGSLAAMLVAAERFVGDYPDHKGSVAFLITSDEEGPAHHGTKAVVERLAARKERLDWCIVGEPSSTSLVGDVVKNGRRGSLGAKLTVRGVQGHVAYPHLAKNPIHLAAAALAELAAEHWDDGNAFFPPTSFQISNLNSGTGATNVIPGELVALFNFRFSTESTVEGLQQRVAAILDKHGLDWHVEWALSGLPFLTEPGALLDAVSASIKQVTGRQTKASTSGGTSDGRFIATLGTQVVELGPVNATIHQVNERILASDLDVLTEIYYQTLVRLLA; encoded by the coding sequence ATGACGGCCCATGCCGAGCTTTCGCCGACCCTGCAACTTGCCTGTGACCTGATCCGTCGCCCTTCGGTGACCCCGGTCGATGCCGACTGCCAGAAACTGATGATGCAGCGCCTGGGCGATGCCGGTTTCCAGCTGGAACCGATGCGCATCGAGGACGTGGACAACTTCTGGGCCACCCATGGCAAGCACGAGGGCCCGGTGCTGTGCTTCGCCGGCCACACCGACGTGGTGCCCACCGGCCCGGTCCAGGCCTGGCAGAACGATCCGTTCGAGGCCCTGATCGACGAACACGGCATGCTCTGCGGCCGTGGCGCGGCGGACATGAAAGGCAGCCTGGCGGCGATGCTGGTGGCCGCCGAGCGCTTCGTCGGCGATTACCCGGACCACAAGGGTTCGGTGGCGTTCCTGATCACCAGCGATGAAGAGGGCCCGGCGCACCATGGCACCAAGGCCGTGGTCGAACGCCTGGCGGCACGCAAGGAGCGCCTGGACTGGTGCATCGTCGGCGAGCCGTCGAGCACCAGCCTGGTGGGCGATGTGGTCAAGAACGGCCGTCGCGGCTCCCTGGGCGCCAAGCTCACGGTCCGCGGGGTCCAGGGCCACGTGGCCTATCCGCACCTGGCCAAGAACCCGATCCACCTGGCCGCCGCGGCCCTGGCGGAACTGGCGGCCGAGCACTGGGACGACGGCAACGCCTTCTTCCCGCCCACCAGCTTCCAGATCTCCAACCTCAACTCCGGCACCGGCGCCACCAACGTGATCCCCGGTGAACTGGTGGCCCTGTTCAACTTCCGCTTCTCCACCGAGTCCACCGTCGAAGGCCTGCAGCAGCGGGTCGCGGCGATCCTCGACAAGCACGGGCTGGATTGGCATGTGGAGTGGGCGCTGTCCGGCCTGCCGTTCCTCACCGAGCCCGGCGCCCTGCTGGACGCGGTATCGGCCAGTATCAAGCAGGTCACCGGCCGCCAGACCAAGGCCTCCACCAGCGGCGGTACATCCGATGGCCGCTTCATCGCCACCCTGGGCACCCAGGTCGTGGAGCTGGGGCCGGTCAACGCCACCATTCACCAGGTCAACGAGCGGATCCTGGCCAGCGACCTCGACGTGCTGACCGAGATCTACTACCAGACCCTGGTCCGGTTGCTCGCCTGA
- a CDS encoding glycosyltransferase, with translation MSSRKFGLNLVIVLAIAALFTGFWALINRPVSAPDWPEQISGFSYSPFQLGQFPQKDQYPSDDEMRRDLEIMSKLTDNIRTYSVDGSLEDIPRLAEEFGLRVTLGIWISPDLERNEREIMRAIELANTSRSVVRVVVGNEAIFRKEITADQLSVVLDRVRAAVKVPVTTSEQWHVWEEHPELAQHVDLIAAHILPYWEFIPVNKAEQFVLDRARDLKKMFPKKPLLLSEVGWPSNGRMRGGADASPADQAIYLRTLVNQLNRQGYNYFVIEAFDQPWKASDEGSVGAYWGVFNASRQQKFNFEGPVVAIPQWRVLAIGSVVLAMLSLAILLIDGSALRQRGRTFLTFIAFLCGSVLVWIGYDYSQQYSTWFSLTVGFLLALGALGVFIVLLTEAHELAEAVWVRKRRREFLPVEGDSGYRPKVSIHVPCYNEPPEMVKQTLDALANLDYPDYEVLIIDNNTKDPAVWEPVQAYCQTLGPRFRFFHVSPLAGFKGGALNYLIPHTAKDAEVIAVIDSDYCVERNWLKHMVPHFADPKIAIVQSPQDYRDQNESTFKKLCYAEYKGFFHIGMVTRNDRDAIIQHGTMTMTRRSVLEELGWADWCICEDAELGLRVFEKGLSAAYHHESYGKGLMPDTFIDFKKQRFRWAYGAIQIIKRHTASLLRGKDTELTRGQRYHFLAGWLPWVADGMNIFFTIGALLWSAAMIIVPKQVDPPLLIFAIPPLALFVFKVGKIIFLYRRAVGVNLKDAFCAALAGLALSHTIAKAVLYGFFTSSIPFFRTPKNANSHGFWVAISEAREELFIMLLLWGAALGIFLVQGLPSNDMRFWVTMLLVQSLPYVAALVMAFLSSLPKPAPEPEPAPAA, from the coding sequence ATGTCATCGCGTAAATTTGGACTCAACCTGGTGATAGTGCTGGCCATCGCCGCGCTGTTCACTGGTTTCTGGGCGTTGATCAACCGCCCGGTCTCGGCCCCCGACTGGCCGGAACAGATCTCCGGTTTCTCCTACTCGCCCTTCCAGCTGGGTCAGTTCCCACAAAAGGACCAGTACCCGTCCGACGATGAAATGCGTCGCGACCTGGAGATCATGAGCAAGCTGACCGACAACATTCGTACCTACTCGGTGGACGGCAGCCTGGAGGACATTCCCCGGCTGGCGGAAGAGTTCGGTTTGCGGGTAACCCTGGGGATCTGGATCAGCCCGGACCTGGAGCGCAACGAACGCGAGATCATGCGTGCCATCGAGCTGGCCAATACCTCACGCAGTGTCGTGCGGGTGGTGGTGGGTAACGAGGCGATCTTCCGCAAGGAAATCACCGCCGACCAACTGTCCGTGGTCCTGGACCGGGTCCGCGCCGCGGTGAAGGTGCCCGTCACCACCTCCGAGCAGTGGCACGTCTGGGAAGAGCATCCGGAACTGGCCCAGCACGTCGACCTGATCGCCGCGCACATCCTGCCTTACTGGGAGTTCATTCCAGTGAACAAGGCCGAGCAGTTCGTGCTCGACCGGGCTCGCGACCTGAAGAAAATGTTCCCGAAAAAACCGCTGCTGCTGTCCGAAGTGGGCTGGCCGAGCAACGGCCGGATGCGTGGAGGGGCTGACGCCAGCCCGGCGGACCAGGCGATCTACCTGCGGACCCTGGTCAACCAGCTCAACCGCCAGGGCTACAACTACTTCGTCATCGAAGCCTTCGACCAACCGTGGAAGGCCAGCGACGAAGGTTCGGTGGGCGCCTACTGGGGCGTGTTCAACGCCTCCCGCCAACAGAAATTCAACTTCGAAGGCCCGGTCGTTGCCATCCCGCAATGGCGGGTACTGGCCATCGGCTCGGTGGTCCTGGCGATGCTGTCCCTGGCAATCCTGCTGATCGACGGCTCGGCCCTGCGCCAGCGTGGCCGGACGTTCCTGACCTTCATCGCCTTCCTCTGCGGTTCGGTGCTGGTCTGGATCGGCTATGACTACAGCCAGCAATACAGCACCTGGTTCAGCCTGACCGTGGGCTTCCTCCTGGCCCTGGGCGCCCTTGGGGTGTTCATCGTCCTGCTCACCGAGGCTCACGAACTGGCCGAGGCCGTGTGGGTGCGCAAGCGCCGGCGCGAGTTCCTGCCGGTGGAAGGCGATTCCGGCTACCGGCCGAAAGTCTCGATCCACGTGCCCTGCTACAACGAGCCACCAGAGATGGTGAAGCAGACCCTGGATGCCCTGGCCAACCTCGATTACCCGGACTACGAAGTCCTGATCATCGACAACAACACCAAGGACCCGGCCGTCTGGGAACCGGTCCAGGCCTATTGCCAGACCCTGGGCCCGCGCTTTCGCTTCTTCCATGTCTCGCCCCTGGCCGGTTTCAAGGGCGGCGCGCTGAACTACCTGATCCCGCATACCGCCAAGGACGCCGAGGTGATCGCGGTCATCGACTCCGACTACTGCGTGGAGCGCAACTGGCTCAAGCACATGGTGCCGCACTTCGCCGATCCGAAGATCGCCATCGTGCAGTCGCCCCAGGATTACCGCGACCAGAACGAAAGCACCTTCAAGAAGCTCTGCTACGCCGAATACAAGGGCTTCTTCCATATCGGCATGGTCACCCGCAACGACCGGGACGCCATCATCCAGCACGGCACCATGACCATGACCCGGCGCTCAGTGCTCGAAGAGCTGGGCTGGGCCGACTGGTGCATCTGCGAGGACGCCGAGCTGGGCCTGCGGGTGTTCGAGAAGGGCCTGTCGGCCGCCTACCACCACGAAAGCTACGGCAAGGGCCTGATGCCCGACACCTTCATCGACTTCAAGAAGCAGCGTTTCCGCTGGGCCTATGGCGCGATCCAGATCATCAAGCGCCACACCGCCAGCCTGCTGCGCGGCAAGGACACCGAGCTGACCCGCGGCCAGCGCTACCACTTCCTGGCGGGCTGGCTGCCGTGGGTGGCCGATGGCATGAACATCTTCTTCACCATCGGCGCACTGTTGTGGTCGGCGGCGATGATCATCGTGCCCAAGCAGGTGGACCCACCGCTGCTGATCTTCGCCATCCCGCCCCTGGCGCTGTTCGTGTTCAAGGTCGGCAAGATCATCTTCCTCTACCGCCGTGCGGTAGGCGTGAACCTCAAGGATGCCTTCTGCGCGGCCCTGGCCGGCCTGGCCCTGTCCCATACCATCGCCAAGGCAGTGCTGTACGGTTTCTTCACCAGCAGCATCCCGTTCTTCCGCACGCCGAAGAACGCCAACAGCCATGGTTTCTGGGTGGCGATTTCCGAGGCTCGGGAAGAGCTGTTCATCATGCTGCTGCTGTGGGGCGCGGCGTTGGGGATCTTCCTGGTCCAGGGCCTGCCGAGCAACGACATGCGCTTCTGGGTGACCATGCTCCTGGTGCAGTCGCTGCCCTACGTGGCGGCACTGGTCATGGCCTTCCTGTCGTCGCTGCCCAAGCCGGCGCCGGAGCCTGAACCGGCCCCTGCAGCCTGA
- the tcdA gene encoding tRNA cyclic N6-threonylcarbamoyladenosine(37) synthase TcdA gives MSTEDPRFAGVARLYGIEGLERLRAAHVAIVGVGGVGSWAAEAIARCGVGEISLFDLDDVCVSNSNRQLHALDSTVGRPKVEVMAERLRGINPDCTVHAVSDFVTRDTMAEYITPDIDCVIDCIDSVNAKAALIAWCKRRKIQIITTGGAGGQIDPTLIQVCDLNRTFNDPLASKVRSTLRRDYGFSRTVTRHYSVPCVFSTEQLRYPKPDGSICLQKSFVGDGVKLDCAGGFGAVMMVTATFGMVAATKAVDKLVAGVRRPSERNKAV, from the coding sequence ATGAGTACAGAAGATCCACGGTTTGCTGGTGTCGCTCGTTTGTATGGCATCGAGGGCCTGGAGCGGCTGCGGGCGGCCCATGTGGCGATCGTTGGTGTCGGCGGCGTCGGTTCCTGGGCGGCGGAAGCCATTGCCCGTTGCGGGGTAGGGGAAATCTCGTTATTCGACCTCGACGATGTCTGCGTCAGTAACAGCAACCGCCAACTGCATGCCCTGGACAGCACCGTGGGCCGGCCCAAGGTCGAGGTCATGGCCGAGCGCCTGCGAGGCATCAATCCGGATTGCACGGTGCATGCGGTTTCGGATTTCGTCACCCGTGACACCATGGCCGAGTACATCACCCCAGATATCGATTGCGTGATCGACTGCATCGACAGCGTGAACGCCAAGGCGGCGCTGATCGCCTGGTGCAAGCGGCGCAAGATCCAGATCATCACCACGGGTGGGGCCGGCGGGCAGATCGACCCGACCCTGATCCAGGTCTGCGACCTGAACCGCACTTTCAACGATCCACTGGCCTCCAAGGTGCGCTCTACCTTGCGGCGCGATTATGGTTTTTCGCGAACCGTGACCCGGCACTACAGCGTGCCTTGCGTATTTTCCACTGAGCAACTGCGCTATCCCAAGCCGGACGGCAGCATCTGCCTGCAGAAGAGCTTCGTCGGGGATGGGGTCAAGCTCGATTGTGCCGGTGGTTTTGGTGCGGTGATGATGGTGACCGCGACGTTCGGCATGGTCGCGGCGACCAAGGCGGTGGACAAGCTGGTAGCGGGCGTGCGCCGTCCGTCCGAGCGCAACAAGGCGGTGTAG
- a CDS encoding SufE family protein, with product MSLPEEASTALRVFQEAAGWEQRARLLMQWGERLPALDDSAKVEANRVHGCESQVWLVATLDQGRWQFAAATDARLIRGLVALLLARVNGLSAQELREVDLADWFNQLGLSRQLSPSRANGLNAVLQRMGELASV from the coding sequence ATGAGCCTGCCGGAAGAGGCCAGCACGGCGCTGCGGGTCTTCCAGGAAGCCGCGGGCTGGGAACAGCGGGCGCGCCTGTTGATGCAATGGGGCGAACGCCTGCCGGCCCTGGACGACAGCGCCAAGGTCGAAGCCAATCGGGTGCACGGTTGTGAAAGCCAGGTCTGGCTGGTGGCGACCCTGGATCAAGGCCGCTGGCAGTTCGCCGCGGCCACCGATGCCCGGCTGATCCGTGGCCTGGTGGCGCTGTTGCTGGCGCGGGTCAACGGTTTGTCGGCGCAAGAGCTGCGTGAGGTGGACCTGGCGGACTGGTTCAACCAGCTGGGGCTGTCGCGCCAGCTCTCGCCATCGCGCGCCAACGGCCTGAATGCCGTGTTGCAACGGATGGGCGAACTGGCCAGCGTGTAA
- a CDS encoding aminotransferase class V-fold PLP-dependent enzyme: protein MLLPSPWRADFPAIAALQRQDQTYLDNAATTQKPQALLDALAHYYANGAANVHRAQHLPGAHATQAFEDSRSKVGQWLNVGDSGQVVFTHGATSALNLLAYGLEHQFEAGDEIVVSALEHHANLLPWQQLAQRRGLSLVILPLDADGLVDIDAASRLIGPRTRLLAVSQLSNVLGAWQPLTPLLAMARAQGALTVVDGAQGVVHGRHDVQAMGCDFYVFSSHKLYGPEGVGVLFGRHSALKGLRHWQFGGEMVQDADYQHARFRPAPLGFEAGTPAIAGVIGLGATLDYLGGLDQQAVAEHEAKLHAYLLHGLQARNGIRLLGTPQLALISFVVDGVHSADLAHLLTEQGIAVRAGHHCAMPLLKSLGLHGAIRVSLALYNDSEDLERFFEALDQALELLR, encoded by the coding sequence ATGCTTTTACCCTCCCCCTGGCGCGCCGATTTCCCGGCCATCGCCGCCCTGCAACGCCAGGACCAGACCTACCTGGACAACGCCGCCACCACTCAGAAGCCCCAGGCCCTGCTGGACGCCCTGGCGCACTACTACGCCAATGGCGCGGCCAACGTGCATCGTGCCCAGCACCTGCCCGGCGCCCATGCCACCCAGGCCTTCGAAGACAGCCGCAGCAAGGTCGGGCAATGGCTGAATGTCGGTGACAGCGGGCAGGTGGTCTTCACCCACGGCGCGACTTCCGCGCTGAACCTCTTGGCCTATGGCCTGGAGCATCAATTCGAGGCTGGCGATGAGATCGTCGTCAGCGCCCTGGAACACCACGCCAACCTGCTGCCCTGGCAGCAACTGGCCCAACGCCGCGGGCTGAGCCTGGTGATCCTGCCTCTGGACGCCGATGGCCTGGTGGATATCGACGCCGCGAGCCGCCTGATCGGCCCGCGTACCCGATTGCTGGCGGTCAGCCAGCTGTCCAACGTACTGGGAGCCTGGCAACCCTTGACCCCGCTGCTGGCCATGGCCAGGGCCCAGGGTGCGCTGACCGTGGTCGATGGCGCCCAGGGCGTGGTCCATGGCCGGCACGATGTGCAGGCCATGGGTTGCGACTTCTATGTGTTCTCCAGCCACAAGCTGTACGGCCCGGAAGGCGTCGGCGTGCTCTTCGGTCGTCATTCGGCGCTCAAGGGCCTGCGCCATTGGCAATTCGGTGGCGAGATGGTCCAGGACGCCGACTACCAGCACGCCAGGTTCCGCCCGGCGCCCCTGGGTTTCGAGGCTGGAACCCCAGCGATCGCCGGGGTCATCGGCCTCGGCGCCACCCTCGACTACCTCGGCGGCCTGGACCAGCAAGCCGTGGCCGAACATGAGGCGAAGTTGCATGCCTACCTGCTGCACGGGCTGCAGGCGCGCAACGGCATCCGGCTGCTGGGCACGCCGCAGCTGGCGCTGATCAGCTTCGTGGTCGACGGCGTGCACAGCGCCGACCTGGCACACCTGCTGACCGAGCAGGGTATCGCCGTGCGGGCCGGCCATCACTGCGCCATGCCCTTGCTCAAGAGCCTTGGCTTGCATGGAGCGATCCGCGTGTCCCTGGCGCTGTACAACGATTCAGAGGACCTGGAGCGCTTCTTCGAAGCCCTGGACCAGGCCCTGGAGCTGCTGCGATGA
- the dapD gene encoding 2,3,4,5-tetrahydropyridine-2,6-dicarboxylate N-succinyltransferase: MSTTLFSLAFGVGTQNRQGAWLEVFYAAPLLKPAAEIVAAVAPILGYSEGNQAITFSTTQAAQMADALKGIDAAQAALLTRLAESHKPLVATLLAEDAQLTSTPEAYLKLHLLSHRLVKPHGLSLAGVFPLLPNVAWTSQGAIDLAELAERQLEARLRGELLEVFSVDKFPKMTDYVVPSGVRIADSARIRLGAYIGEGTTVMHEGFVNFNAGTEGPGMIEGRVSAGVFVGKGSDLGGGCSTMGTLSGGGNIVIKVGEGCLIGANAGIGIPLGDRNTVESGLYVTAGTKVALLDENNQLVKVLKARELAGQPDLLFRRNSETGAVECKTHKSAIELNEALHAHN; encoded by the coding sequence ATGTCCACTACCCTGTTCAGCCTGGCATTTGGTGTCGGCACCCAGAACCGCCAAGGCGCTTGGCTGGAAGTGTTTTACGCAGCACCGCTGCTCAAGCCAGCCGCTGAAATCGTCGCCGCCGTAGCGCCGATCCTCGGCTACAGCGAAGGCAACCAGGCCATCACCTTCAGCACCACCCAGGCCGCGCAGATGGCCGACGCCCTCAAGGGTATCGACGCCGCCCAGGCCGCCCTGCTGACTCGCCTGGCCGAAAGCCACAAGCCCCTGGTCGCCACCCTGCTGGCCGAAGACGCCCAGCTGACCAGCACCCCCGAGGCCTACCTCAAGCTGCACCTGCTGTCCCATCGCCTGGTCAAGCCCCATGGCCTGAGCCTGGCCGGCGTGTTCCCGCTGCTGCCGAACGTCGCCTGGACCAGCCAGGGCGCCATCGACCTGGCCGAACTGGCCGAGCGCCAACTCGAAGCACGCCTGCGCGGCGAACTGCTGGAAGTGTTCTCGGTGGACAAGTTCCCGAAAATGACCGACTACGTCGTGCCAAGCGGCGTGCGTATCGCTGACAGCGCACGGATCCGCCTGGGCGCCTACATCGGCGAAGGCACCACCGTGATGCACGAAGGCTTCGTCAACTTCAACGCTGGCACCGAAGGCCCGGGCATGATCGAAGGCCGCGTATCGGCTGGCGTGTTCGTCGGCAAGGGTTCGGACCTGGGCGGCGGCTGCTCCACCATGGGCACCCTGTCGGGTGGCGGCAACATCGTGATCAAGGTCGGCGAAGGCTGCCTGATCGGTGCCAACGCCGGCATCGGCATCCCGCTGGGCGATCGCAACACCGTGGAATCGGGCCTGTACGTGACCGCCGGGACCAAGGTGGCGCTGCTGGACGAGAACAACCAGCTGGTCAAGGTCCTCAAGGCCCGGGAACTGGCCGGCCAGCCTGACCTGCTGTTCCGTCGCAACTCGGAAACCGGCGCGGTGGAGTGCAAGACCCACAAGTCGGCCATCGAGCTGAACGAAGCGCTGCACGCTCACAACTAA
- a CDS encoding arsenate reductase, whose translation MKKARTWLDEHAVSYDFHDYKTSGIDREHLNQWCAEHGWEVVLNRAGTTFRKLDDASKADLDQAKAVELMLAQPSMIKRPVLDLGNRTLIGFKPDLYAAALK comes from the coding sequence ATGAAGAAGGCGCGCACCTGGCTCGATGAACACGCTGTCAGCTATGACTTCCACGACTACAAGACCTCCGGCATCGATCGCGAGCACCTGAACCAGTGGTGCGCCGAGCACGGCTGGGAAGTGGTGCTGAACCGCGCGGGTACTACCTTTCGCAAGCTCGATGACGCCAGCAAGGCCGACCTCGACCAGGCCAAGGCCGTCGAACTGATGCTCGCGCAACCGTCGATGATCAAGCGTCCGGTGCTCGACCTCGGAAACAGAACCCTGATTGGCTTCAAGCCAGACCTTTACGCAGCGGCGCTCAAGTAA